Proteins encoded together in one Carya illinoinensis cultivar Pawnee chromosome 3, C.illinoinensisPawnee_v1, whole genome shotgun sequence window:
- the LOC122304243 gene encoding uncharacterized protein LOC122304243: MNVLESPLEALALNYLSLGVLTVVNNLWTWVAVITAAFSFWRIRTAGRSTISAAFLKSGDSPPPHRNDRSSSRSEPVPDVSSDEPTAPVPAPSSGVGIGEVEFDGVTKGAKFVAVYKGEDKCSHGLTAAVENEWDENGVADLVECGEWWESWDKAALRMRTGEMGWYRCQDMTVLNGNVVRLWEVPRTHKECN, from the coding sequence ATGAACGTGTTGGAGTCTCCTCTCGAAGCTCTCGCTCTTAACTATCTGAGCCTTGGCGTCCTCACCGTCGTAAATAATCTATGGACGTGGGTCGCCGTCATAACCGCCGCATTCAGCTTCTGGAGAATCAGAACCGCCGGCAGGTCCACCATATCTGCTGCCTTCCTGAAATCCGGAGACTCTCCGCCTCCTCATCGCAATGATAGAAGCTCAAGCCGATCTGAGCCGGTTCCCGACGTGTCGTCTGATGAGCCAACAGCTCCAGTTCCAGCTCCTAGTTCGGGAGTGGGGATTGGAGAGGTTGAATTCGACGGAGTGACTAAGGGGGCCAAGTTTGTTGCAGTGTATAAGGGGGAAGATAAGTGCAGTCATGGGCTAACGGCGGCGGTGGAGAATGAGTGGGATGAGAACGGCGTGGCTGACCTCGTTGAGTGCGGAGAGTGGTGGGAGAGTTGGGACAAAGCAGCGTTGAGGATGAGAACGGGGGAGATGGGGTGGTACAGGTGCCAGGACATGACGGTGTTAAACGGCAACGTCGTTAGATTATGGGAGGTTCCAAGGACGCACAAGGAATGTAATTAG